A section of the Helicobacter pylori genome encodes:
- a CDS encoding Na+/H+ antiporter family protein: MLENSSIWSNPAFVAIICMCVLSLLRLNVMLSMISATLIAGLMGGLGITESFNAMIDGMKGNLNIALSYILLGALAVAIAKSNLIKVALSKLIGLMNYKRSTFCFLIAFIACFSQNLVPVHIAFIPILIPPLLHLMNRLELDRRAVACALTFGLQAPYLVLPVGFGLIFQTTILEQLKANGVSATLAQITGVMWIAGLAMVVGLLLAVLTLYKKPRRYKEKSFDIENYASLQLNYHDYLTFIGIVVAFAIQLATDSMPLAAFLALAIILLGRGIKFKETDSLMDDSVKMMAFIAFVMLVASGFGEVLQKVHAIDGLVNAITSIIQGKFLGAFLMLVVGLFITMGIGTSFGTIPIIAVFYVPLCAKLGFSIESTILLIGIAAALGDAGSPASDSTMGPTCGLNADNQHNHIYDTCVPTFLVYNLPLIVFGVLGALLLG; this comes from the coding sequence ATGCTAGAAAATAGCTCTATATGGAGCAATCCTGCCTTTGTGGCTATCATTTGCATGTGCGTTCTTAGCCTTTTAAGGCTCAATGTCATGCTTTCTATGATTAGTGCGACTCTCATAGCAGGGCTTATGGGAGGGCTTGGGATCACGGAGAGTTTTAATGCAATGATAGATGGCATGAAAGGCAATTTAAACATCGCTTTGAGCTACATCCTTTTAGGGGCTTTAGCGGTAGCGATCGCTAAAAGCAATCTCATTAAAGTCGCTTTGAGTAAATTAATAGGCTTAATGAATTACAAGCGATCCACTTTTTGCTTTTTGATCGCTTTCATCGCATGTTTTTCGCAAAATTTAGTGCCGGTGCATATCGCTTTTATCCCTATTTTAATCCCCCCTCTTTTGCATTTAATGAACCGGCTAGAATTGGATAGAAGAGCGGTCGCTTGCGCTTTAACCTTTGGCTTGCAAGCCCCCTACTTGGTGCTTCCTGTAGGGTTTGGCTTGATTTTTCAAACCACCATTTTAGAGCAATTAAAAGCTAATGGCGTTAGCGCTACCCTAGCGCAAATCACAGGAGTGATGTGGATAGCGGGATTAGCGATGGTTGTTGGACTGCTTTTAGCGGTATTAACGCTATACAAAAAACCCAGGCGCTACAAAGAAAAATCTTTTGATATAGAAAATTACGCCTCGCTCCAATTAAACTACCATGACTATTTGACTTTTATAGGGATTGTCGTGGCGTTTGCGATCCAATTAGCCACCGATTCGATGCCCTTAGCCGCCTTTTTAGCGTTAGCGATCATCTTACTAGGCCGTGGCATTAAGTTTAAAGAAACAGACTCGCTTATGGATGATAGCGTGAAAATGATGGCGTTTATCGCTTTTGTGATGTTAGTGGCTAGCGGGTTTGGAGAAGTGTTGCAAAAAGTGCATGCGATAGATGGCTTAGTGAATGCGATCACAAGCATAATCCAAGGGAAGTTTTTAGGGGCTTTTTTAATGCTTGTTGTAGGGCTTTTTATCACTATGGGGATAGGGACTTCTTTTGGCACTATTCCTATCATCGCTGTGTTTTATGTCCCTTTATGCGCGAAATTAGGTTTTAGCATAGAATCTACGATTTTACTCATCGGCATAGCCGCAGCCTTAGGCGATGCAGGCTCACCGGCTAGCGATAGCACCATGGGGCCCACTTGCGGGCTTAACGCAGACAACCAACACAATCATATCTATGACACATGCGTGCCGACTTTTTTAGTCTATAACCTCCCTTTGATTGTTTTTGGAGTTCTTGGAGCGTTACTATTAGGCTAA
- the rny gene encoding ribonuclease Y, whose protein sequence is MKKIYYARGQTILKGASAKAKLMEFQAKSFVEAEEMRMKSQECKLQQQYENKNLQLQTHFEKKEVHLKHLEAQHKEFVRDEKRYLEKEKQELEKERQILEQERENFNKQRAVCKEAQAKALDAMLNYMAYTKDEIKNMILEQLEEELEAQKSALIKRYEKEAKEEGKKKSYAILAEATARFAGNYAAENLTSRIALPCSDYIGRVIGKDGKNIEAFKKVSGVDIEFSEDSSELCLSSFNLYRREVASETLKILIEDGRIQPNRIEEVYHRVARNMEKELLSEGESVVLELELGAMEDELKILIGKMRYRSSFGQNALQHSKEVALLAGLIAEQLGGDKKLARRAGILHDIGKALTQELGRDHVNLGVEVCKRHKEDPVVINAIYAHHGHEEIMSVECASVCAADALSAGRPGARRKSDEEYAKRMQALEEIALEFDGVEKAYAMESGRELRVIVKSNQVRDNQVPIIARKIAKKIEESAQYLGEVGVQVVRENRFKTTATLKQ, encoded by the coding sequence ATGAAAAAGATCTATTATGCTAGAGGGCAAACCATTTTAAAAGGCGCTTCAGCTAAAGCTAAATTGATGGAGTTTCAAGCTAAATCTTTTGTGGAAGCTGAAGAGATGCGCATGAAAAGCCAAGAATGCAAATTGCAACAGCAATACGAAAATAAAAATTTGCAACTCCAAACCCATTTTGAAAAAAAAGAAGTGCATTTGAAGCATTTAGAAGCGCAACATAAAGAATTTGTAAGAGATGAAAAACGCTATTTAGAAAAGGAAAAACAAGAGCTTGAAAAAGAACGCCAAATTTTAGAACAAGAGAGGGAAAATTTTAACAAACAGCGTGCTGTTTGTAAAGAAGCTCAAGCCAAAGCTTTAGATGCGATGCTCAATTACATGGCTTATACCAAAGATGAAATTAAAAACATGATTTTAGAGCAATTAGAAGAAGAATTAGAAGCGCAAAAAAGCGCGTTAATCAAGCGTTATGAAAAAGAAGCCAAAGAAGAGGGCAAGAAAAAATCGTATGCCATTTTAGCGGAAGCGACAGCCCGTTTTGCGGGTAATTATGCGGCAGAGAATTTAACAAGCCGTATCGCTTTGCCTTGCTCAGATTATATCGGTCGTGTGATAGGCAAAGACGGGAAAAATATTGAAGCGTTTAAAAAGGTCAGTGGGGTGGATATAGAATTTAGCGAAGACAGCAGCGAATTGTGTTTGTCTAGTTTCAATCTTTATCGGCGTGAAGTAGCGAGCGAGACGCTTAAGATTTTAATAGAAGACGGCCGTATTCAGCCTAACAGGATTGAAGAGGTCTATCATAGAGTCGCGCGCAACATGGAAAAAGAATTGCTTTCTGAAGGGGAGAGCGTGGTGTTAGAATTAGAGCTTGGGGCTATGGAAGATGAGCTTAAAATTTTAATAGGCAAAATGCGTTACCGCTCCAGTTTTGGGCAAAATGCCTTACAGCATTCTAAAGAAGTCGCTCTTTTGGCCGGCTTGATTGCAGAGCAGCTTGGGGGGGATAAAAAACTCGCCAGAAGAGCCGGTATTTTGCATGATATTGGTAAAGCGCTCACTCAAGAGCTTGGGAGAGATCATGTGAATTTAGGGGTTGAAGTGTGCAAGCGCCATAAAGAAGATCCGGTTGTGATCAATGCGATTTATGCCCACCATGGGCATGAAGAGATCATGAGCGTAGAGTGCGCGAGCGTGTGCGCGGCTGATGCGCTTTCAGCAGGGCGTCCTGGGGCTAGAAGAAAGAGCGATGAAGAATACGCTAAACGCATGCAAGCTTTAGAAGAGATCGCGCTAGAATTTGATGGGGTGGAAAAAGCGTATGCGATGGAGAGCGGGCGAGAATTAAGAGTGATTGTCAAATCCAACCAAGTCAGGGACAATCAAGTGCCTATTATTGCCAGAAAGATCGCTAAAAAGATAGAAGAGAGCGCTCAGTATTTGGGCGAAGTGGGCGTGCAAGTGGTGCGAGAAAATCGTTTCAAAACGACCGCTACACTCAAGCAATAA
- the ftsY gene encoding signal recognition particle-docking protein FtsY: MFNFFKKIVNKIKGEEVKEEAKEKKRQSVPKEELEEILIGFDIQYDLIESLLKHLGDLVTPKQLEVALLRFVRGESYYDKTRLKTITTKPLVHLIVGVNGAGKTTTIAKLAKLSLKQHKKVLLGAGDTFRAAAVKQLQLWGEKLNIQVISAKEGSDPSSLAYNTIESAIAKNIDEVFIDTAGRLHNQTNLKNELSKIARTCSKVLKDAPFYKFLILDGTQGSSGLTQAKIFHETLALDGVIMTKLDGTSKGGAILSVLYELKLPILYLGMGEKEDDLIVFDEERFIADLVDAVFVEQ, encoded by the coding sequence ATGTTTAATTTTTTCAAAAAAATTGTCAATAAAATTAAGGGTGAAGAGGTTAAAGAAGAGGCTAAAGAAAAAAAGCGCCAAAGCGTTCCTAAAGAGGAATTAGAAGAAATTTTGATTGGCTTTGACATTCAATACGATTTGATAGAGAGCCTGTTAAAGCATTTAGGCGATTTGGTTACGCCCAAGCAATTAGAAGTCGCTTTGTTGCGTTTTGTGCGTGGGGAAAGCTATTATGATAAAACCCGCCTAAAGACTATCACCACAAAGCCCTTAGTGCATTTGATTGTGGGGGTTAATGGGGCGGGCAAAACCACAACGATCGCTAAATTAGCTAAGCTCTCTTTAAAACAGCATAAAAAAGTGCTTTTAGGAGCCGGCGATACCTTTAGAGCGGCCGCAGTCAAACAGCTGCAATTATGGGGTGAAAAGCTTAACATTCAAGTCATTAGCGCCAAAGAAGGGAGCGATCCAAGCTCTCTAGCTTACAACACCATAGAAAGCGCGATCGCTAAAAATATAGATGAAGTTTTTATAGACACCGCCGGGAGGCTGCACAACCAGACCAACCTTAAAAACGAGCTTTCTAAAATCGCACGCACCTGCTCTAAAGTTTTAAAAGACGCCCCCTTTTATAAATTCCTTATTTTAGACGGCACGCAAGGGAGTTCTGGGCTAACGCAAGCCAAAATTTTCCATGAGACTTTGGCGTTAGACGGCGTGATCATGACTAAGCTTGATGGAACTTCTAAAGGCGGAGCGATTTTAAGCGTACTGTATGAGTTGAAATTACCCATTCTTTATTTAGGAATGGGCGAAAAAGAAGACGATTTGATCGTTTTTGATGAAGAACGCTTTATAGCAGATTTGGTTGATGCGGTGTTTGTGGAACAATAA
- a CDS encoding YkgJ family cysteine cluster protein — MEESKKRTTLNRFPCTSCGLCCKNITGIIELIEFDAGNGVCKFLDLETNLCKIYESRPLICRIDEAYKKLYSHIPLKEFYIKNAEICNALQETNHMDISFRVIINQ, encoded by the coding sequence ATGGAAGAATCCAAAAAGCGAACAACCCTTAATCGTTTCCCTTGCACCTCTTGTGGGCTTTGCTGTAAAAATATCACCGGGATTATTGAACTTATTGAGTTTGATGCTGGCAATGGGGTGTGTAAGTTTTTGGATTTAGAAACGAATTTGTGCAAGATTTATGAATCGCGCCCGTTAATTTGCAGGATTGATGAAGCGTACAAAAAGCTTTATTCCCATATCCCGCTGAAGGAGTTTTATATCAAAAACGCAGAGATTTGCAACGCTTTGCAAGAGACAAACCATATGGATATAAGTTTTAGGGTTATTATTAATCAATAA
- a CDS encoding MATE family efflux transporter yields the protein MYQVKKIFSLALPSGVNAFLDVLVVALSVFFVGKISHHHIVALGVGLQFLMLFYGINTILYTGTNAILSRLVGARDFAQINHAFSSIFIGAFVICLGVLFVSYFLIEPFLNWMRLQDPSRQLTQDYLEVLVIALPSIFLKNVLVSALASFSDTLTPFIVKIIMVIACIFLNQALIFGDFGFKEMGIVGSALANVVVSYLELLALSVWIQIKKIPLKFKITFHFSFLKTMFRVGWPAGFERLLSLFSLILLSKFVASYGDKVLAGMQIGIRVETFSFMPGFGFMIAAMVLTGQNLGANKPKIATEYVHLILKISMGLMGVLGIVLVLFAKEFASLFSQDEEVLEVARSYLIAVGLSQAPLIGYFVLDGVFRGAGISKVSLYINTLSLWGLRIMPIYLLLIYHFKVEFIFVVIASETFLRSFIYYKVFSKGIWKRCGKKA from the coding sequence ATCTATCAAGTTAAGAAAATCTTTTCTTTAGCCTTACCCTCTGGGGTTAATGCCTTTTTAGATGTGCTAGTGGTCGCGCTCTCGGTTTTTTTTGTGGGTAAGATTTCGCACCATCACATTGTGGCTTTAGGGGTAGGCTTGCAATTTTTGATGCTTTTTTATGGCATCAACACGATTTTATACACCGGCACTAACGCCATTCTTTCCAGGCTTGTGGGGGCTAGGGATTTTGCTCAAATCAATCACGCTTTTTCAAGTATTTTTATAGGGGCGTTTGTGATTTGTTTGGGCGTGCTGTTTGTTTCTTATTTTTTGATTGAGCCTTTTTTAAATTGGATGCGATTACAAGATCCTTCGCGCCAATTAACACAAGATTATTTAGAAGTCTTAGTCATCGCGCTACCGAGTATTTTTTTAAAAAATGTTTTAGTTTCAGCGCTCGCTAGCTTTTCAGACACCCTAACCCCCTTTATTGTTAAAATTATCATGGTCATCGCATGCATTTTCTTGAATCAAGCCTTGATTTTTGGGGATTTTGGTTTTAAAGAAATGGGCATTGTAGGCTCGGCTTTAGCGAATGTGGTTGTCTCTTATTTGGAATTACTCGCGCTTAGCGTTTGGATACAAATCAAAAAAATCCCTTTAAAATTCAAAATAACCTTTCATTTTTCTTTTTTAAAAACCATGTTTAGAGTGGGTTGGCCGGCCGGGTTTGAGCGCTTATTGAGCTTGTTTTCTTTAATCCTCTTATCCAAATTTGTAGCGAGCTATGGGGATAAGGTGTTAGCGGGCATGCAAATAGGCATTAGGGTTGAAACCTTTTCGTTCATGCCCGGATTTGGGTTTATGATCGCAGCGATGGTTTTAACAGGGCAAAATTTAGGGGCGAACAAGCCAAAGATCGCCACAGAATACGTGCATTTGATTTTAAAAATCTCTATGGGTTTAATGGGGGTTTTAGGGATTGTTTTAGTCTTATTCGCTAAAGAATTCGCGAGCCTTTTTTCTCAAGATGAAGAAGTCTTAGAAGTGGCGCGATCTTATCTGATCGCTGTGGGCCTCTCTCAAGCCCCCTTAATCGGGTATTTTGTGCTAGATGGAGTCTTTAGGGGGGCTGGTATTTCTAAAGTCTCACTATACATTAACACCCTAAGTTTATGGGGGTTAAGGATCATGCCTATTTACTTGCTTTTAATTTATCATTTTAAGGTGGAATTTATTTTTGTAGTGATCGCATCAGAAACTTTTTTACGCTCATTCATCTACTATAAAGTTTTTTCTAAAGGCATATGGAAAAGGTGCGGGAAAAAGGCTTGA
- a CDS encoding 5-formyltetrahydrofolate cyclo-ligase, whose amino-acid sequence MFRDFCKERLKRAKPTKNKAVRDKLACKLLFLKLKDYQNILLYSPLGHELDIRPLILKLRQKSKCVWLPKSIKKGANFSKEGFTIAPFRLPLRRLGWFDEPSLSRYYKRELDCIVVPILGMDTSFRRVGFGLGMYDRSLPPLFKRRLKRPLIVFVSRELALANGVLTDAYDIEADLYMNARIVMKNNKRKHYEHGVNLHFIRSLGSVFDYRSSHVLCDEKDLLC is encoded by the coding sequence ATTTTTAGAGATTTTTGTAAAGAACGCTTGAAAAGGGCTAAACCAACCAAAAATAAAGCAGTTAGGGATAAACTCGCTTGCAAGCTTTTATTTTTGAAACTCAAAGATTATCAAAATATTTTATTGTATAGCCCATTAGGGCATGAGCTTGACATTAGGCCTTTGATTTTGAAGTTAAGACAAAAAAGTAAGTGCGTGTGGTTGCCTAAAAGCATCAAAAAAGGCGCTAATTTTTCTAAAGAGGGTTTCACTATTGCGCCCTTTAGGTTGCCCTTAAGGCGTTTGGGGTGGTTTGATGAGCCGAGTTTGTCGCGTTATTATAAGCGGGAATTGGATTGTATTGTCGTGCCAATTTTAGGAATGGATACAAGCTTTAGGCGCGTGGGTTTTGGGCTAGGCATGTATGATAGGAGTTTGCCCCCATTATTCAAAAGGCGGCTAAAACGCCCCTTAATCGTGTTTGTGAGTAGGGAGTTAGCACTAGCTAATGGTGTTCTTACAGACGCCTATGACATTGAAGCGGATCTTTATATGAATGCTCGTATCGTTATGAAGAATAATAAAAGGAAACATTATGAGCATGGGGTTAATTTACATTTCATTAGAAGTCTTGGTAGCGTGTTTGATTACCGCTCTAGCCATGTATTATGTGATGAAAAAGATCTATTATGCTAG
- a CDS encoding glycine zipper family protein, protein MPLPFILGDIALAVAGYGVKKGIDAKDTNDKAKDLLKKAEELLEEAKKRVELAESGCKLAFARFGKKKLHVLSHTVSNFLDHFHQLKGHEFVISNIDMQNIQEQVLEALNIVNKYKMGLLDLANLGGVGIAVGVLATYGAYTGISAAAGGTVLSHIGGALAWMSGGAISLGGGLAAGSMALIGGVGAAPVIAILGALSAAKMEKKRDDAKAYYSQVEAAAKKADVMIDNLRSVEKMAKLFTRQIIKFEALFFSLSIDAIATMKKHHYDTSRYNQKEKDQLCVTVSTLSSLSAFLKVSIMDKHQKINEKAKNALNLMRDQMGSLENGNYSLRDISFRQARLEDLRDDKTS, encoded by the coding sequence ATGCCATTACCATTCATTTTAGGAGATATAGCCCTAGCGGTAGCAGGATACGGAGTCAAAAAAGGGATTGATGCAAAGGATACTAACGACAAAGCCAAAGATCTACTCAAAAAAGCAGAGGAACTGCTAGAAGAGGCAAAAAAGAGGGTTGAGCTTGCGGAGTCTGGTTGCAAATTGGCTTTTGCAAGGTTTGGCAAGAAAAAACTCCATGTTTTAAGCCATACGGTTTCAAACTTTTTGGATCACTTCCACCAATTGAAGGGTCATGAGTTTGTCATCAGCAATATTGATATGCAAAATATTCAAGAGCAAGTCTTAGAAGCGCTAAATATTGTCAATAAGTATAAAATGGGCTTGTTGGATCTTGCTAATTTGGGTGGCGTGGGCATTGCAGTTGGAGTTCTTGCCACTTATGGTGCATACACTGGTATAAGTGCGGCGGCTGGTGGCACGGTGCTGTCTCATATTGGTGGCGCTCTTGCTTGGATGAGTGGTGGGGCGATTTCTTTGGGAGGTGGGTTGGCTGCTGGGAGTATGGCGTTGATTGGAGGGGTTGGTGCTGCACCCGTGATCGCTATCTTGGGGGCTTTGAGTGCCGCTAAAATGGAAAAAAAGCGAGACGATGCCAAGGCTTATTACTCTCAAGTTGAAGCAGCCGCCAAAAAAGCGGATGTGATGATTGATAATCTTAGATCCGTTGAGAAAATGGCAAAGCTTTTCACTAGGCAAATCATAAAGTTTGAAGCGCTGTTTTTCTCGCTCTCCATAGATGCCATCGCTACGATGAAAAAGCATCACTACGATACCTCTCGTTACAATCAAAAAGAAAAAGATCAACTCTGCGTTACCGTTTCAACGCTCTCTAGTTTGAGTGCTTTTTTGAAAGTCTCTATCATGGATAAACACCAAAAGATCAATGAAAAGGCAAAAAACGCGCTAAATCTCATGCGAGATCAAATGGGTAGCTTAGAAAATGGGAATTATAGCTTGCGTGATATTAGTTTTAGGCAGGCACGGCTTGAAGATCTAAGAGACGATAAGACTTCTTAA